The Bacteroidia bacterium genome contains a region encoding:
- the rbfA gene encoding 30S ribosome-binding factor RbfA, which produces METIRQKKVARLLQRELSTILHSKLSASGALVTVSDTRVSSDFSICRVYISCFPDTRTSEVFEELNRIQVPIRHELARRLRHEMRTVPELHFFEDEIPKEAARLDTIFQNIHKNSAVNPPLEENDL; this is translated from the coding sequence GGAAACTATACGGCAAAAAAAAGTTGCTCGGTTATTACAGCGTGAGTTAAGTACCATTTTGCATTCAAAGTTGAGTGCATCTGGGGCGCTTGTTACGGTAAGTGACACTCGGGTTTCTTCGGATTTTTCTATTTGTCGAGTTTATATTTCTTGTTTTCCCGATACACGTACATCTGAGGTTTTTGAAGAACTCAATCGTATTCAGGTGCCTATTCGGCATGAGTTGGCACGTAGGCTTCGGCATGAAATGCGTACCGTTCCGGAGCTGCATTTTTTTGAAGATGAAATTCCCAAAGAAGCAGCACGCTTAGATACTATTTTCCAAAATATTCATAAAAACTCGGCTGTTAATCCTCCTCTTGAAGAAAACGACTTGTGA
- a CDS encoding VWA domain-containing protein: MNLSLSVSPFGVLGVLAFTGIVAWWAYYKLPIPLSNRIRYSLVSLRWIGLFLLFLLLLEPLLTAIFQEKHPPLVVLLQDNSKSMTASPDSNFLRQELPKQIQQFQEKLKEQNIQTVLLKFGKDVKPLHPDSLQFDASATNLSNALQYVADRFHNQNVAAISYISDGIPTEGSNPIYDIDKIPIPIFTYLAGDTVQRKDVLISAAIYNEITFVDAETPIRTTITAKGIQQETVKINLKRQNTVIETQTVTLSSANSQRDLDWSVKPKEPGLMMYEVEIEPIQNEISYHNNRRKLFIQVQDTRIQVGIIAGGPHPDLGAFYKAFANTAQFQLKEFIRKSNNEFYTQPTQNELKELDLVILYNFPSIPADREILEAVYQEVTHRNIPLWHVYGSQTRFNISNRQPEFAAFTPQNYTESFSDAFLYFDDRYQMHATYTFDESFLKWIKSSPPLLRNNSDWKMNGPTEIYGKAKIKNVALDYPILAFQDFRGRKNVVMIGENWWRYRMNCFLETNSFDQFDTWIQNIAQWLTTRQDKRKFRVVPAKNLFSGDDPIIFRGELYDDTYKPIHDAEIKLTLIDASGKKQPYFLTQSNQSYSVEIPALPAGTYSYEATATKNNIQLGKDQGRFSVGSYEPEFLELRADASLMRQLAIRSGGQAFHLRELSQSTNAILQLPHLKPAISTKSQTRGLQRYIWPMIVILIAFSAEWIIRKRFGLL, translated from the coding sequence GTGAATTTAAGTTTATCCGTTTCGCCGTTTGGGGTTTTAGGGGTATTGGCTTTTACCGGAATAGTTGCTTGGTGGGCATACTATAAACTTCCTATTCCGCTCTCTAACCGGATTCGTTATAGTTTAGTTAGTTTACGCTGGATAGGGCTTTTTTTGTTGTTTTTATTGCTTTTAGAGCCATTATTAACCGCTATTTTTCAGGAAAAACACCCCCCGTTAGTTGTTTTGCTTCAAGATAACTCTAAGAGTATGACAGCCTCTCCGGATTCAAATTTTTTGCGGCAAGAATTACCGAAGCAAATTCAGCAGTTTCAGGAGAAATTAAAGGAGCAAAATATCCAAACAGTCCTGTTGAAATTTGGTAAGGACGTTAAACCATTGCACCCAGATTCATTGCAGTTTGATGCAAGTGCCACTAACCTGAGCAATGCGTTGCAATATGTAGCAGATAGATTTCATAATCAAAATGTTGCAGCGATTTCTTATATTTCAGATGGAATTCCTACTGAAGGGAGCAACCCCATTTATGACATAGATAAAATTCCGATTCCTATTTTTACCTATTTAGCCGGAGATACTGTTCAGCGTAAAGACGTTCTTATCTCCGCAGCGATTTACAACGAAATAACTTTTGTGGATGCAGAAACGCCCATCAGAACCACCATAACAGCCAAAGGGATTCAGCAAGAAACAGTAAAAATCAACTTAAAGCGCCAAAATACGGTCATAGAAACCCAAACAGTTACTTTGTCATCGGCAAATTCACAGCGGGATTTAGATTGGTCAGTAAAACCCAAAGAACCGGGCTTGATGATGTATGAAGTTGAGATAGAACCAATTCAGAATGAAATTAGCTATCACAATAACCGCCGGAAGTTATTCATTCAGGTTCAAGACACCCGCATTCAGGTAGGGATTATTGCGGGAGGCCCTCATCCGGATTTAGGTGCGTTTTACAAAGCCTTTGCCAATACAGCACAATTTCAGCTGAAAGAATTTATCCGAAAATCTAACAACGAATTTTATACCCAGCCTACCCAGAATGAATTAAAAGAACTTGACTTAGTTATCTTATACAACTTCCCCAGTATCCCGGCTGATAGAGAAATACTTGAGGCTGTTTATCAGGAGGTTACGCATAGAAATATTCCGCTTTGGCATGTTTATGGCAGCCAAACCCGCTTTAATATCTCTAACCGTCAGCCGGAATTTGCTGCCTTTACACCCCAAAATTATACAGAGAGTTTTTCGGATGCCTTTCTGTATTTCGATGACCGCTATCAAATGCACGCCACCTATACCTTTGATGAGTCTTTTCTGAAATGGATAAAGTCTTCGCCCCCCTTGTTGCGAAATAACTCTGACTGGAAAATGAATGGCCCAACCGAAATCTATGGAAAAGCTAAAATCAAAAATGTAGCCTTAGACTATCCGATACTTGCTTTTCAGGACTTCCGTGGCCGAAAGAATGTGGTTATGATAGGCGAAAACTGGTGGCGATACCGAATGAACTGCTTCCTTGAAACAAATTCTTTTGACCAATTTGATACTTGGATTCAGAACATTGCCCAATGGTTGACTACCCGCCAAGATAAACGTAAATTTCGAGTAGTTCCGGCCAAAAATCTATTTTCAGGAGATGACCCAATCATTTTTCGGGGAGAACTCTATGATGATACTTACAAACCAATTCACGATGCAGAGATAAAACTCACACTTATTGATGCTTCGGGAAAAAAACAGCCCTATTTTTTAACCCAAAGCAACCAAAGTTATTCTGTGGAGATTCCGGCATTACCGGCAGGAACGTATTCTTATGAAGCTACGGCCACTAAAAATAACATTCAGTTGGGCAAAGACCAAGGGCGCTTTTCGGTAGGTTCTTATGAGCCTGAGTTTTTGGAACTTCGTGCTGACGCTTCGCTAATGCGTCAGTTAGCGATACGATCAGGAGGGCAAGCATTTCATCTGCGCGAACTAAGCCAAAGTACGAATGCAATCCTCCAGCTACCGCACCTAAAGCCGGCCATATCCACCAAAAGCCAAACAAGAGGGCTACAACGCTACATCTGGCCAATGATTGTAATCTTGATAGCTTTCTCTGCCGAATGGATTATCCGAAAAAGATTCGGGTTGCTGTAA
- a CDS encoding VWA domain-containing protein — protein sequence MSSFVFTYPAWFWLLGVIPPLAGYWYFRFYRARRPRLVVAYLPAKKGYFLGKLYVLPILQLLTLVAVVISLAGPQRLMGEKESVLAGQRWYAWVDISASMDKPIENTSAAAISWLCFEQLLQKRPTDEVGLGVVGSQPIVISPLTNDHELLKEIFRQVPINQLPRNQSNLSDAILTTVPLLYDSSVAARHSAIVLLTDGASNQGVSLQSLVPICQKNQTSIYIIGIGIDSTKQNIDYQELKKVTDGTNGRFYALNSSEEIISCITNITLALETGRTKQLIPEYLDLATYIIPVAVAGFCAYLVVMLMGWYNPLEF from the coding sequence TTGAGTTCTTTTGTCTTTACTTATCCTGCTTGGTTTTGGTTGTTGGGGGTTATACCTCCGTTAGCGGGATATTGGTATTTTCGTTTTTATCGTGCTCGGCGGCCTCGTTTAGTTGTAGCTTATTTACCCGCTAAAAAAGGATATTTTTTGGGGAAATTATATGTTTTGCCTATTTTACAGCTATTAACGTTAGTAGCGGTTGTTATTTCTTTGGCAGGCCCTCAACGGCTTATGGGGGAAAAAGAATCCGTATTAGCGGGGCAGCGTTGGTATGCGTGGGTTGATATTTCTGCCAGTATGGATAAACCTATAGAAAATACTTCGGCAGCAGCAATTTCTTGGCTTTGTTTTGAACAGTTGCTGCAAAAACGCCCAACTGATGAAGTTGGCTTAGGTGTTGTAGGTAGCCAGCCTATTGTTATTTCGCCACTCACAAATGACCACGAACTCCTAAAAGAAATTTTTAGACAAGTTCCTATTAATCAACTGCCCAGAAATCAATCAAATCTTTCTGATGCTATCTTAACGACCGTTCCGCTTTTGTATGACAGTTCGGTGGCTGCACGCCATTCAGCTATTGTATTGCTAACAGACGGGGCTTCTAATCAAGGAGTTTCATTACAATCATTAGTGCCGATATGCCAAAAAAACCAAACCTCAATCTATATTATCGGTATTGGTATTGACTCAACAAAGCAAAATATTGATTATCAGGAACTAAAGAAAGTTACTGATGGTACAAATGGGAGGTTTTATGCTTTAAATAGTTCAGAAGAAATTATAAGCTGTATAACAAACATCACTTTGGCATTAGAAACAGGAAGAACTAAGCAGCTAATTCCTGAATATTTAGATTTGGCGACTTACATTATTCCGGTAGCGGTAGCGGGATTTTGTGCCTACTTGGTCGTTATGCTAATGGGTTGGTATAATCCATTAGAATTTTAA
- a CDS encoding amidohydrolase family protein, with protein sequence MNKLLIGGLIWFWLLCVGSFAQSVPKPAPAQARSVSLVNGTIHTGNGLVIERGTIVFANGQITKIQEGESPETGSEIIDCSGKHIYPGLIATNTKIGLVEIDAARPTRDINEVGRINSNIRAIIAYNTDSRVTPTIRSNGILYAQIVPDGELISGLSSVVQLDAWSYEEASFMVDVGLHIRLPAFNLYQSAQISPEDQRKKQLEVIQELRQIFTTALRYRQQRISNETPIDLRWEAMRPILAGEKPVFFHVQDAQAITQALSLSSEFKLKPVIIGGGEIRRVIPMIKSSKAAVILRPVHSLPFREDDPVTLPYELPNLLQEAGIMYALSLEGMWNQRNLPFQAGTAAAYGLPKEQALQSITLNAAKILGCSQKIGSLETGKEASLIVTSGDVLDMQESIVELAFISGRKISLANKQTDLYEKFKSR encoded by the coding sequence ATGAATAAACTATTAATAGGCGGGTTAATTTGGTTTTGGTTGTTATGTGTTGGTAGTTTTGCTCAAAGTGTGCCTAAACCTGCGCCTGCCCAAGCACGCTCGGTGTCTTTGGTAAATGGAACGATTCATACCGGAAACGGACTGGTTATTGAGCGAGGAACAATTGTTTTTGCCAATGGGCAAATTACCAAAATACAGGAAGGCGAATCCCCCGAAACCGGATCCGAAATCATTGATTGTTCCGGCAAGCATATTTATCCGGGACTAATTGCAACCAATACCAAAATCGGGTTAGTAGAAATAGATGCTGCCCGCCCAACCCGAGATATTAATGAAGTAGGAAGAATTAACTCCAACATCAGAGCCATAATAGCATATAACACCGACTCACGTGTAACCCCAACCATCCGTTCTAATGGTATTTTGTATGCCCAAATTGTTCCGGACGGAGAATTGATTTCCGGCTTATCATCTGTGGTTCAGTTAGATGCATGGAGCTATGAAGAAGCATCTTTTATGGTTGATGTTGGGCTGCACATTCGGTTACCGGCATTTAACTTATACCAAAGTGCCCAAATATCTCCGGAAGACCAGCGAAAAAAACAGTTAGAGGTGATTCAGGAGCTTCGTCAGATATTTACTACTGCTTTGCGATATAGGCAGCAGCGTATTTCGAATGAAACTCCAATAGATTTACGTTGGGAAGCAATGAGGCCTATTTTGGCCGGCGAAAAACCCGTATTTTTTCATGTTCAAGATGCTCAAGCAATTACGCAAGCATTATCGTTATCTTCAGAGTTTAAGCTAAAACCCGTCATTATTGGTGGAGGCGAGATTCGCCGTGTTATCCCGATGATAAAATCATCCAAAGCCGCTGTTATTTTGCGTCCGGTGCATAGTTTACCATTTCGGGAAGATGACCCCGTTACGCTCCCATACGAACTTCCCAATTTATTACAAGAAGCCGGAATTATGTATGCACTATCATTGGAGGGAATGTGGAATCAGCGCAACTTGCCTTTTCAGGCCGGAACAGCCGCCGCCTATGGCTTACCCAAAGAACAAGCCCTTCAATCAATTACATTGAATGCCGCCAAAATCTTAGGATGTTCCCAAAAAATAGGAAGCCTCGAAACAGGAAAAGAAGCCAGCTTGATAGTAACTTCCGGAGACGTTTTAGATATGCAAGAATCCATCGTAGAACTGGCCTTTATATCCGGCAGAAAAATATCATTAGCGAATAAACAAACTGATTTATACGAAAAATTCAAATCACGATAG
- a CDS encoding flippase, whose translation MEKILTKFRWLLKEPDSRELVLKSGTAFFIRLFGFLASYLFTVTVTRLAGADAWGVFSVCFTFMNIAAVVSNLGLETAIVRYVAAFLADEAKTKLLKVYKIGKNYVVVCGLIVTVISYLLIPFIATHLGKPVLIKPLQISALLVLPLALLNYQAAAFQGTKDIMRYTVFQNVLRFIFAAIAFGVLWLNGVFDPILAFGAGIVLSWLLASFLWQQKYRGIAIDNSNESASGLLKTALPLLLASSIRLLTGWTDTMFLAYFHQNSDVGIYNVVLKLSQLTIFTLVAFNSVTAPKFSEAYAQGDMVSLGKIMRRSNVMIFWTTIPILLITSLLPSFWLGLFGKEFIAGKIALWVLAFAQFINAATGSCGVFLQMTGSEKVFQWIAVIAAVLDIIVNIILTPTYGILGSACASGLSIIFWNLASVWYIRKKFAIKAMYIPGIY comes from the coding sequence TTGGAGAAAATATTAACAAAATTCAGATGGCTATTAAAAGAGCCGGATAGCCGCGAATTGGTGCTAAAAAGCGGTACAGCTTTTTTTATAAGACTATTTGGTTTTTTAGCGAGCTATCTTTTTACTGTTACCGTAACCCGTTTAGCCGGCGCAGATGCTTGGGGTGTTTTTTCGGTGTGCTTTACCTTTATGAACATTGCTGCTGTGGTTTCTAATCTAGGGTTAGAAACGGCCATTGTCCGTTATGTAGCTGCATTTTTAGCCGATGAGGCAAAAACAAAACTACTGAAAGTGTATAAAATAGGCAAAAACTATGTAGTCGTTTGTGGCCTTATTGTAACGGTAATTTCTTATTTACTGATTCCTTTTATCGCAACACATTTAGGGAAGCCAGTGCTCATTAAGCCGCTACAAATATCGGCATTACTTGTTTTGCCGCTTGCGCTGCTAAACTACCAAGCCGCTGCTTTTCAAGGAACTAAGGACATAATGCGATATACTGTTTTTCAAAACGTCCTTAGATTCATTTTTGCAGCTATTGCGTTTGGTGTTCTTTGGCTTAATGGTGTTTTTGATCCGATACTTGCTTTTGGGGCCGGAATTGTATTGTCGTGGTTGTTAGCATCGTTTCTTTGGCAGCAAAAATATCGTGGAATTGCCATAGATAATTCCAATGAATCAGCCTCAGGGCTGCTGAAAACGGCTCTACCATTATTGCTTGCCTCTTCCATACGCTTACTTACCGGCTGGACAGACACAATGTTCTTAGCTTATTTTCACCAAAACTCGGATGTGGGCATATACAATGTCGTTCTCAAATTATCACAACTGACCATATTTACCTTAGTTGCTTTCAATAGCGTTACGGCACCTAAGTTTTCGGAAGCTTATGCCCAAGGCGATATGGTTTCGTTGGGAAAAATCATGCGCCGTTCTAATGTGATGATTTTTTGGACAACCATTCCGATTCTTTTAATAACGTCTTTGCTGCCCAGTTTTTGGTTAGGTCTTTTTGGAAAAGAATTTATTGCCGGTAAAATTGCTCTGTGGGTATTAGCTTTTGCGCAGTTTATCAACGCTGCCACAGGATCTTGCGGCGTATTTCTGCAAATGACAGGTAGCGAAAAAGTATTTCAATGGATTGCAGTTATCGCTGCTGTACTCGATATTATTGTCAATATAATCTTGACACCTACCTATGGAATCTTAGGCTCAGCCTGTGCCAGTGGCCTCAGTATTATATTCTGGAATTTAGCCAGTGTCTGGTATATCCGGAAAAAATTTGCCATCAAAGCAATGTATATCCCCGGTATTTATTAA
- a CDS encoding HNH endonuclease, translating to MKRLYLIIPLLLFSFYCFSQSRYISGTTKKIVYTRDGGKCKCCGSSQKLEYDHIIPYSCGGVSDASNIQLLCQGCNRSKSNGCYCKIHNKKVGNNCCENKETVPKPPEPSSDTQKTSTTSSQCTGITKKGTRCKNMTTNPNGRCHLH from the coding sequence ATGAAAAGATTATACTTAATTATACCATTACTTTTATTCAGTTTCTATTGTTTTTCTCAAAGTAGATATATTTCGGGAACAACAAAAAAGATTGTTTATACAAGAGACGGCGGCAAATGCAAATGCTGTGGTAGCTCTCAAAAGTTAGAATATGACCATATCATACCCTATTCTTGTGGCGGAGTTAGTGATGCCTCAAATATTCAGTTGCTCTGTCAAGGATGCAACCGAAGTAAATCAAATGGCTGTTATTGTAAAATACATAATAAAAAAGTGGGCAATAACTGCTGCGAAAATAAGGAAACAGTGCCAAAACCACCCGAACCTTCTTCTGATACCCAAAAGACCTCTACTACTTCAAGCCAATGCACTGGAATAACCAAGAAAGGCACAAGGTGTAAAAATATGACTACCAACCCTAATGGACGATGTCATTTACATTAA